One segment of Deltaproteobacteria bacterium DNA contains the following:
- a CDS encoding amino acid ABC transporter ATP-binding protein yields the protein MIRFEGVHKWFGKLHVLNNINLQVRSGEVVVVCGPSGSGKSTLIRTINELEPINEGKLVVDGMDLSHKKTDINKLRAEIGFVFQQFNLYPHLSVMKNITLAPIKIRNTPEKEAGEQAMALLERVGLPEKRDAYPSQLSGGQQQRVAIARGLAMKPKIMLFDEPTSALDPEMIGEVLQVMKDLALSGMTMIVVTHEMGFAREVSHRVIFMDNGTILEEAPPEEFFKNPQHERAKQFLKQILSPMH from the coding sequence ATGATCCGGTTCGAGGGCGTCCACAAATGGTTCGGCAAGCTCCACGTGCTGAACAACATCAACCTCCAGGTACGGTCGGGCGAGGTGGTGGTGGTCTGCGGCCCCTCCGGCTCGGGGAAGTCGACCCTCATCCGGACGATCAACGAGCTCGAGCCGATCAACGAGGGGAAACTCGTCGTCGACGGGATGGACCTCTCGCACAAGAAGACCGACATCAACAAGCTGCGGGCGGAGATCGGCTTCGTCTTCCAGCAGTTCAACCTCTACCCCCACCTGTCGGTCATGAAAAACATCACCCTGGCGCCGATCAAGATCCGGAACACCCCCGAGAAGGAAGCCGGGGAACAGGCAATGGCACTTCTGGAGCGTGTCGGGTTGCCCGAGAAGCGGGACGCCTACCCGTCCCAGCTCTCCGGCGGGCAGCAGCAGCGGGTGGCGATCGCGCGGGGGCTGGCGATGAAACCGAAGATCATGCTCTTCGACGAGCCCACCTCGGCCCTCGACCCCGAGATGATCGGAGAGGTTCTCCAGGTCATGAAGGATCTGGCGCTCTCCGGGATGACGATGATCGTGGTCACGCACGAGATGGGGTTCGCCCGGGAGGTATCCCACCGGGTCATCTTCATGGACAACGGGACGATCCTGGAGGAGGCCCCGCCGGAGGAGTTCTTCAAAAACCCACAACACGAACGGGCGAAGCAGTTCCTGAAGCAGATCCTGTCGCCCATGCACTGA
- a CDS encoding ABC transporter substrate-binding protein: MARKIGLFIVALAMVGTMCGAALAGDTLAEVKKNGVLVAGVKDSLPPFGSVDPNTKEFVGYDIDFVKYIAKKLKVKVEYKPVTSANRMPMLMESRVDILAATMTKTPERAKQIDFSYTYFLTGQKFLTKKGTVKSLKDLEGKKIGTAKGSTSEQNVKKSVPSATVLSFDDYPQGVLAVQQGKVIAVTTDESILAGQLGKLEKNPATKGQYEIPDITISAEPYGLGMRKGDTNFVKFVDAVILEMEKNGEAKKIFDRWFGPNTDSPINRGKFKITADRMGIE; this comes from the coding sequence ATGGCGAGAAAGATCGGGCTGTTCATCGTGGCGTTGGCGATGGTAGGAACGATGTGCGGGGCCGCCCTGGCGGGCGACACCCTCGCGGAAGTGAAAAAGAACGGCGTTCTCGTGGCTGGCGTGAAGGACTCCCTGCCGCCGTTCGGCTCCGTGGACCCGAACACGAAAGAGTTCGTCGGGTACGACATCGACTTCGTCAAGTACATCGCGAAGAAACTGAAGGTGAAGGTCGAGTACAAGCCGGTCACTTCCGCGAACCGGATGCCGATGCTGATGGAGAGCCGCGTCGACATCCTCGCGGCGACGATGACGAAGACCCCCGAGCGGGCCAAGCAGATCGACTTCAGCTACACCTACTTCCTGACCGGGCAGAAGTTCCTGACGAAGAAGGGGACGGTCAAGAGCCTGAAGGACCTCGAGGGAAAGAAGATCGGGACGGCAAAGGGCTCCACCTCGGAGCAGAACGTGAAGAAGTCGGTTCCTTCGGCCACGGTCCTCTCCTTCGACGACTATCCGCAGGGGGTCCTCGCCGTGCAGCAGGGGAAAGTCATCGCCGTGACCACGGACGAGTCGATCCTGGCGGGGCAGCTCGGCAAGCTCGAGAAGAATCCCGCGACGAAGGGCCAGTACGAGATCCCCGACATCACGATCTCCGCGGAGCCGTACGGCCTGGGGATGCGGAAGGGGGACACGAACTTCGTGAAATTCGTCGACGCCGTTATCCTCGAAATGGAGAAGAACGGCGAGGCGAAGAAGATCTTCGATCGATGGTTCGGCCCGAACACGGACAGCCCGATCAACCGCGGCAAGTTCAAGATCACGGCGGACAGGATGGGGATCGAGTAG
- a CDS encoding amino acid ABC transporter permease: protein MNYRFDWAIVTSGKYFDWLVSGLYVTIKLSVVSITLSFLVGLVIAMMRMSHVRPVRWFAHGYLEFFRNTPLLVQIFFWYFGSYKILPTAVNDWMVRQDFEFAAAAIALTIYTSAFIAEDIRSGVRSIPKEQMEAALSSGFSYVRSMRYIILPQAVRLTIPPLINQFLNLMKNSSLAMTIGVAELMYQARQVESYTFKGFEAFSAATLVYLALSFLITGLMTLYDKKVLQPIKGH, encoded by the coding sequence ATGAACTACCGGTTCGACTGGGCGATCGTCACCTCCGGGAAGTATTTCGACTGGCTCGTTTCCGGGCTGTACGTGACGATCAAGCTCTCGGTGGTGTCGATCACCCTGTCGTTCCTGGTCGGTCTCGTCATCGCGATGATGCGGATGTCCCACGTGCGGCCCGTTCGGTGGTTCGCCCACGGGTACCTCGAGTTCTTCCGCAACACTCCCCTGCTGGTCCAGATCTTCTTCTGGTACTTCGGTTCGTACAAGATTCTCCCCACGGCGGTAAACGACTGGATGGTCCGCCAGGACTTCGAGTTCGCGGCGGCGGCGATCGCCCTCACCATCTACACCTCCGCCTTCATCGCCGAGGACATCCGCTCGGGGGTCCGCTCCATCCCGAAGGAGCAGATGGAGGCGGCGCTCAGCTCCGGCTTCTCCTACGTCCGCTCGATGCGATACATCATCCTGCCGCAGGCGGTGCGCCTCACGATCCCGCCGCTCATCAACCAGTTCCTGAACCTGATGAAGAACTCTTCCCTGGCGATGACGATCGGCGTGGCGGAGCTGATGTATCAGGCGCGGCAGGTGGAGAGCTACACGTTCAAGGGATTCGAGGCGTTCTCGGCGGCCACGCTCGTTTACCTCGCCCTGTCGTTCCTCATCACCGGGCTGATGACCCTCTACGACAAGAAGGTCCTGCAGCCGATCAAGGGACATTGA
- a CDS encoding amino acid ABC transporter permease, with protein sequence MVGGLDFSVVRENLPYFFLGRYPKGPLGGVALTLYLAVVSLVLSFLGGLILGLLSVSRNRLIKWGSTTVIQTIRGMPLLMVIFWMFFLLPAMLGGGMTADWTIITALTLFTSSYMSEIVRAGILGIPKGQMEAAVSTGLSHGQAMIHIILPQALRNMIPSFVNQFVSMIKDTSLAFIVGVSELTHVATQMNNRTMLYPTEIFLFIAVIYFIMCFAFTELSRWLERRLAWRKSI encoded by the coding sequence ATGGTGGGCGGGCTCGACTTCAGCGTCGTCCGGGAGAACCTCCCCTACTTCTTCCTCGGCCGGTACCCCAAGGGGCCGCTGGGAGGGGTGGCGCTCACCCTCTACCTCGCCGTGGTGTCCCTGGTCCTCTCCTTCCTCGGCGGCCTGATCCTGGGGCTCTTGAGCGTCTCCCGGAACCGCCTGATCAAGTGGGGATCCACGACGGTCATCCAGACGATCCGCGGGATGCCGCTCCTGATGGTCATCTTCTGGATGTTCTTCCTGCTGCCGGCCATGCTGGGGGGCGGGATGACGGCGGACTGGACGATCATCACGGCGCTCACGCTGTTCACCTCCTCCTACATGTCGGAGATCGTGCGCGCGGGAATCCTGGGGATCCCGAAAGGGCAGATGGAGGCGGCCGTCTCGACCGGGCTGTCGCACGGGCAGGCGATGATCCACATCATTCTCCCCCAGGCGCTGCGGAACATGATCCCCTCCTTCGTCAACCAGTTCGTGTCGATGATCAAGGACACCTCGCTGGCGTTCATCGTGGGCGTCTCGGAGCTCACCCACGTTGCGACCCAGATGAACAACAGGACGATGCTCTACCCCACGGAGATCTTTCTTTTCATCGCCGTCATTTACTTCATCATGTGCTTCGCCTTCACGGAGCTGTCCCGATGGCTGGAGCGCCGGTTGGCCTGGCGCAAGTCGATCTGA
- a CDS encoding glycerate kinase yields the protein MSPPEKDRLLRSFRAAVEAVDPARLVASALRVEGDAVVLDAPGVRAAMPLSSLRKIHLVGAGKAGRAMGEAALAALGKHVAGGVIAVPRGAEGPSGPVRFAAAGHPVPDIFSLAAAREVLSILERAGKGDLVVALVSGGGSAMLSAPAAGITMEEKAETFRFLLRAGADIASFNAVRKHLSEVKGGLLARAAQPATTWALLLSDVPGDDPSVIASGPFFPDPTTYADAIGVLERYGIFYAVPSPVRRHLAEGAAGTLPETPKPDDPAFLGTTSVLVGTNRMAMDGAALRIARERGADPTAIILLPGFLHGEARECARSFCARLRKAAEALSPGHAVAMIAGGETTVNVRGSGKGGRNQEFALAAAVELAGEKAMAVLAAGTDGIDGPTDAAGAYADGTTVARAPSLGFDPGAHLENNDAYPFFEALGDLVVTGPTGTNVADLAIGWARKLSTPG from the coding sequence GTGAGCCCGCCGGAGAAGGATCGGCTGCTGCGCTCTTTCCGTGCCGCCGTGGAGGCGGTCGACCCGGCGCGCCTCGTCGCGTCCGCGCTGCGCGTGGAAGGGGATGCCGTCGTGCTCGACGCCCCGGGCGTCCGGGCGGCGATGCCCCTTTCGTCCCTGCGGAAGATCCACCTCGTCGGGGCCGGAAAGGCGGGAAGGGCGATGGGGGAGGCGGCTCTGGCGGCGCTGGGGAAACACGTCGCGGGCGGGGTGATCGCCGTACCGCGCGGCGCGGAAGGGCCGTCGGGCCCGGTGCGATTCGCGGCGGCCGGGCACCCGGTACCCGACATCTTCAGCCTCGCGGCGGCGCGCGAAGTCCTGTCGATTCTGGAACGCGCCGGGAAAGGGGACCTCGTGGTCGCCCTCGTGTCGGGCGGCGGTTCCGCCATGCTGTCCGCGCCGGCCGCAGGGATCACGATGGAAGAGAAGGCGGAAACGTTCCGTTTCCTCCTGCGGGCGGGGGCCGACATCGCATCGTTCAACGCGGTGCGCAAGCATCTCTCCGAGGTCAAGGGCGGGCTGCTGGCCCGGGCGGCGCAGCCCGCGACCACATGGGCGCTGCTCCTGTCGGATGTTCCCGGCGACGACCCGTCCGTGATCGCCTCCGGCCCATTTTTCCCCGACCCGACGACGTATGCGGACGCGATCGGGGTCCTCGAGCGGTACGGCATCTTTTACGCGGTCCCCTCCCCGGTGCGTCGACACCTTGCCGAAGGCGCGGCCGGCACCCTCCCCGAAACACCGAAACCGGACGACCCCGCTTTCCTCGGGACAACCTCGGTCCTCGTCGGAACGAACCGGATGGCGATGGACGGGGCGGCGCTGCGGATAGCCCGGGAGCGGGGGGCGGATCCCACCGCGATCATCCTCCTGCCCGGCTTTCTTCACGGAGAGGCCAGGGAGTGCGCCCGTTCGTTCTGTGCCCGGTTGCGGAAGGCCGCGGAAGCGCTTTCCCCGGGACACGCAGTCGCGATGATCGCCGGCGGAGAGACGACGGTGAACGTGCGCGGCAGCGGCAAGGGGGGGCGGAACCAGGAGTTCGCCCTCGCCGCGGCGGTGGAACTGGCCGGCGAGAAAGCGATGGCCGTCCTGGCCGCGGGAACGGACGGGATCGACGGGCCCACCGACGCCGCGGGGGCGTACGCCGACGGGACCACCGTCGCGCGCGCCCCGTCCCTTGGGTTCGACCCCGGCGCGCATCTGGAGAACAACGACGCGTACCCGTTCTTCGAGGCGTTGGGGGACCTGGTCGTCACCGGACCGACGGGCACCAATGTCGCCGACCTGGCGATCGGATGGGCGCGAAAACTTTCTACACCAGGATGA
- a CDS encoding LUD domain-containing protein: MNDADKERLFLENAAKAAAGTHSVSDTGDLLTTLGRVVAIDSPVYCPGVTELEKAASPLFAVRAADYAAAAVTVEEVFGAIAETGTIVCVSAGGRAVQAGLLPAHHVAIVRRERIFDTLDDLFAAVSADPPTNITLVTGPSRTADIELTLAIGVHGPEKLDIILV, translated from the coding sequence ATGAACGACGCGGACAAAGAACGGCTCTTCCTCGAGAACGCCGCGAAAGCGGCCGCCGGTACCCACTCCGTTTCGGACACGGGGGATCTTCTCACTACGCTCGGGCGGGTTGTCGCGATCGATTCGCCGGTCTATTGCCCCGGCGTGACGGAGCTCGAAAAGGCGGCGTCGCCCCTTTTCGCGGTGCGGGCGGCCGATTACGCGGCGGCGGCGGTGACGGTGGAGGAGGTGTTCGGCGCGATCGCCGAGACCGGAACGATCGTTTGCGTGAGCGCCGGGGGCCGCGCGGTCCAGGCGGGGCTGCTTCCCGCGCACCACGTGGCGATCGTGCGGCGGGAGCGGATCTTCGATACGCTGGACGACCTCTTCGCCGCGGTCTCCGCCGACCCGCCCACGAACATCACCCTCGTCACGGGACCGAGCCGCACGGCCGACATCGAGCTCACCCTCGCGATCGGCGTGCACGGCCCGGAGAAGCTCGACATCATCCTGGTGTAG